A DNA window from Meiothermus cerbereus DSM 11376 contains the following coding sequences:
- a CDS encoding S8 family peptidase has product MYLRFAWLVLLLALAACGNRATTDNLAPVLGLDNPNAIQGQYIVVYKDDANVLASLQSLKAGLGRGVTLQRELEGLGLAPDARVQQVYTAALQGLAARLSPENLAALRQDPRVAYIEADQIMSIDATQTGATWGLDRIDQRALPLSGTFTYSNTGSGVHAYIIDTGIRVSHSEFGGRAAVAFDAIGDGQNGNDCNGHGTHVAGTVGGSVYGVAKNVRLYAVRVLDCSGSGTNSGVIAGVDWVRQNAQKPAVANMSLGGGASSALDTAVNNAINAGITFALAAGNSNRDACQFSPARVTAGITVGATTSTDARASYSNYGSCLDLFAPGSSITSAWISSDTSTNTISGTSMATPHVAGVAALYLQSNPSASPATVRNAIVGNATSGVVSNAGRRSPNLLLYSNY; this is encoded by the coding sequence ATGTATCTTCGTTTTGCTTGGCTCGTTTTACTGCTGGCGCTGGCGGCCTGTGGCAACCGCGCAACCACCGATAACCTGGCTCCGGTGTTGGGCCTCGACAACCCCAATGCCATCCAGGGTCAGTACATTGTGGTCTACAAGGATGACGCCAACGTGCTGGCTTCTTTGCAGAGCCTGAAAGCAGGTTTGGGTAGAGGTGTTACCCTGCAGCGTGAACTCGAGGGCCTCGGACTTGCTCCCGATGCCAGGGTGCAGCAGGTCTACACCGCTGCTTTGCAGGGGCTTGCGGCCAGACTTTCCCCAGAGAACTTGGCGGCCTTGCGCCAGGATCCCAGGGTGGCCTACATTGAGGCCGACCAGATTATGTCTATTGATGCGACCCAGACGGGTGCGACCTGGGGCCTGGATCGCATTGACCAGCGGGCCCTGCCCCTGAGCGGCACCTTTACCTACAGCAACACCGGCAGCGGCGTACATGCCTACATCATCGACACCGGAATCCGCGTGAGCCACAGCGAGTTTGGGGGCCGCGCAGCGGTGGCTTTTGACGCAATTGGCGATGGCCAGAACGGCAACGACTGCAACGGCCACGGAACCCATGTGGCCGGGACGGTGGGGGGTTCGGTGTATGGCGTAGCCAAGAACGTGCGCCTGTACGCCGTGCGGGTCTTGGATTGCAGCGGCTCGGGTACCAACTCGGGCGTGATTGCCGGGGTGGACTGGGTACGGCAGAACGCCCAAAAGCCGGCGGTGGCCAACATGAGCCTGGGTGGAGGGGCCTCGAGCGCCCTCGATACCGCGGTCAATAACGCCATCAACGCCGGGATTACCTTTGCCCTGGCCGCAGGTAACAGCAACCGCGACGCCTGCCAGTTCTCGCCAGCCCGCGTCACTGCAGGCATTACCGTGGGGGCCACCACCTCCACCGACGCCAGGGCCTCCTATTCCAACTACGGTAGCTGCCTCGACCTCTTCGCCCCCGGCTCTTCCATCACCTCGGCCTGGATTAGCAGCGACACCTCGACCAACACCATCAGCGGAACCTCGATGGCCACCCCCCATGTGGCCGGGGTAGCGGCTTTGTACCTGCAAAGCAACCCCAGTGCCAGCCCCGCCACCGTGCGCAACGCCATTGTGGGCAACGCCACTTCGGGTGTGGTGAGCAACGCCGGGCGGCGTTCGCCCAACCTGCTGCTGTACAGCAATTACTGA
- the paaZ gene encoding phenylacetic acid degradation bifunctional protein PaaZ, protein MKLSSYAVGSWYQGLDDGVLVSDAVYGEPVALVSSAGLDFGAMVEYARRVGGPNLRRYTFHERAAMLRALAQHLQARKEQFYALSYKTGATQYDSWFDIDGGLGTFFSYSSLARRELPNERFLVEDDPLVLSRQGTFLGRHILVPKEGVAVHINAFNFPVWGMLEKLAPGLIAGVPAIVKPATQTAYLTEAVFRAMIESGILPEGAIQLVCGGIGDLFEHLNEQDSVTFTGSASTGRKLKVHPSLIAHAVPFNMEADSLNCAILGQTVEPGDLEFELFVKEVAREMTVKAGQKCTAIRRVIVPQDKLEAVLEALKQELAQVTLGDPSRPEVRMGPLVGAAQRQDVQAVLEQLKAQGCEVAFEGSHELLGGDWEKGGFMAPTLLYSPKPWACAAHDLEPFGPVATLMPYQSLDEAIALARRGKGSLVGSIVSYDRQEARTLFFGCATHHGRMLILNRENAQESTGHGSPLPLLLHGGPGRAGAGEELGGLRGVKHYMQRCAVQADPTTLMVLSNEYVRGAQLKEDLLHPFRKYFEDLEIGESLLTHRRTVTEADIVNFANLTGDYFYAHVDEIGAKDSIFGKRVAHGYFLISAAAGLFVSPAPGPVLANYGLENLRFIEPVGIGDTIQARLTVKSKTAKDPKPGERPTGVVTWAVEITNQEGKTVALYDILTLVERKPQPQGQIASA, encoded by the coding sequence ATGAAACTCAGTAGTTACGCGGTGGGTAGCTGGTATCAGGGCTTGGATGACGGCGTCCTGGTAAGCGATGCGGTCTATGGGGAGCCAGTCGCCCTGGTAAGCAGTGCCGGGCTAGATTTTGGCGCTATGGTCGAGTACGCCCGCAGGGTCGGCGGCCCCAACCTGCGGCGCTACACCTTCCACGAGCGGGCGGCCATGTTGCGGGCGCTGGCCCAGCACCTGCAGGCGCGCAAAGAGCAGTTCTATGCCCTCTCGTACAAGACCGGGGCCACCCAGTACGATAGCTGGTTTGACATTGATGGAGGCCTTGGCACTTTTTTTAGCTATTCCTCGCTGGCGCGGCGCGAGCTGCCCAACGAGCGCTTTCTGGTAGAAGACGACCCCCTGGTGCTCTCCCGGCAGGGCACCTTCCTGGGGCGGCACATCCTGGTTCCCAAAGAGGGCGTAGCGGTGCACATCAACGCCTTCAATTTTCCGGTCTGGGGGATGCTGGAAAAGCTGGCACCGGGCCTTATTGCCGGGGTTCCGGCCATCGTCAAACCCGCCACCCAGACCGCCTACCTGACCGAGGCCGTCTTCCGGGCCATGATTGAGTCGGGGATTCTGCCGGAAGGGGCCATCCAGCTGGTCTGCGGTGGCATCGGCGACCTGTTTGAGCACCTGAACGAGCAGGACAGCGTAACCTTCACCGGCTCGGCCTCCACCGGGCGCAAGCTGAAGGTGCACCCCAGCCTGATTGCCCACGCGGTGCCGTTCAATATGGAGGCCGACAGCCTTAATTGCGCCATTCTGGGCCAGACGGTGGAGCCGGGCGACCTCGAGTTCGAGCTTTTTGTAAAGGAAGTGGCGCGGGAGATGACCGTCAAGGCCGGGCAGAAGTGCACCGCCATCCGCCGGGTGATCGTGCCCCAGGACAAGCTGGAAGCCGTGCTGGAGGCCCTTAAGCAGGAGCTCGCACAGGTCACCCTGGGCGACCCCAGCCGCCCGGAGGTGCGGATGGGCCCGCTGGTGGGAGCAGCACAGCGCCAGGACGTGCAGGCTGTGCTCGAGCAGCTCAAAGCCCAGGGCTGTGAGGTGGCCTTCGAGGGCTCGCATGAGCTATTGGGGGGCGACTGGGAAAAGGGCGGCTTTATGGCCCCTACCCTGCTCTATAGCCCCAAACCCTGGGCGTGTGCAGCCCACGACCTCGAGCCCTTCGGGCCCGTAGCCACCCTGATGCCCTACCAAAGCCTGGACGAGGCTATCGCCCTGGCCCGGCGGGGCAAGGGCAGCCTGGTGGGGAGCATCGTTAGCTACGACCGGCAGGAGGCCCGCACCCTGTTCTTTGGCTGCGCCACCCACCACGGGCGGATGCTTATCCTCAACCGGGAAAATGCCCAGGAGTCCACCGGCCACGGCTCTCCCCTGCCCTTGCTCTTGCATGGGGGGCCAGGCCGGGCCGGAGCCGGCGAGGAGCTGGGCGGGCTACGCGGCGTCAAGCACTACATGCAGCGCTGCGCCGTGCAGGCCGACCCCACCACCCTAATGGTCTTGAGCAACGAGTACGTGCGCGGAGCCCAGCTCAAAGAAGACCTGTTGCACCCCTTCCGCAAGTACTTTGAAGACCTGGAGATTGGCGAGAGCCTGCTGACCCACCGCCGCACCGTCACCGAGGCCGATATCGTGAACTTCGCCAACCTCACCGGCGACTACTTCTACGCCCACGTGGACGAGATCGGGGCCAAAGACTCAATTTTTGGCAAGCGGGTAGCCCACGGCTACTTCCTGATCTCGGCGGCGGCGGGTCTGTTTGTGAGCCCGGCGCCGGGGCCGGTGCTGGCCAACTACGGGCTGGAAAACCTGCGCTTTATCGAGCCGGTGGGCATTGGCGATACCATCCAGGCCCGCCTCACGGTCAAGTCGAAAACGGCCAAAGACCCCAAGCCCGGCGAGCGGCCCACCGGGGTGGTGACCTGGGCGGTGGAGATTACCAACCAGGAGGGCAAAACTGTAGCCCTCTACGACATACTAACCTTGGTAGAGCGCAAACCTCAGCCTCAAGGCCAGATAGCCTCGGCTTGA
- a CDS encoding MBL fold metallo-hydrolase, producing the protein MRPILYHKLANFDLWILSDGEIWLDGGSMFGVVPKNLWSKLAAPDEQNRVRLGLNPLLIRTQERLVLVETGIDRKPGEKFRRIYGLSETNPLLDQLAILGVRPQDISLVIHTHLHFDHAGLNTRLIEGRLQPTFPNARHIVQKQELEEALHPHERSRASYLQENIEPLLERLETVEGEQEILPGLYVVPVPGHTLGMQAVEFRSQGQHFAYTADLIPTMAHTPLPYIMAFDLYPMTTLKTRKKMYERWIEGNYLLCFTHEPGHPLGRLVHGEKGYQAEAIWP; encoded by the coding sequence ATGCGTCCCATCCTGTACCACAAGCTCGCTAACTTCGACCTCTGGATTTTGAGCGACGGCGAAATATGGCTGGACGGTGGCTCGATGTTTGGCGTGGTGCCCAAGAACCTCTGGTCGAAGCTGGCTGCGCCCGATGAGCAAAACCGTGTACGACTGGGGCTCAACCCCTTGCTGATCCGCACCCAGGAACGGCTGGTGCTGGTCGAGACCGGCATTGACCGCAAACCTGGCGAGAAGTTTCGTCGCATCTACGGCTTGAGCGAAACCAACCCGCTGCTGGATCAGCTGGCAATTCTGGGGGTAAGGCCGCAGGATATCTCACTGGTGATCCACACCCACCTGCACTTTGACCATGCCGGACTCAACACCCGCCTGATAGAGGGGCGGCTTCAGCCGACCTTTCCCAATGCTCGCCACATCGTGCAAAAACAGGAGCTCGAGGAGGCCCTGCACCCCCACGAGCGCAGCCGGGCCAGCTACCTGCAGGAAAACATCGAACCCCTCCTCGAGCGGCTTGAAACCGTAGAGGGGGAGCAAGAAATTTTGCCGGGCCTGTATGTGGTGCCGGTTCCTGGACACACCCTGGGGATGCAGGCGGTAGAGTTTCGTTCGCAGGGCCAGCACTTTGCCTACACCGCCGACCTCATTCCCACCATGGCCCACACCCCCCTGCCCTACATCATGGCCTTCGACCTCTACCCCATGACCACCCTAAAGACCCGCAAGAAGATGTACGAGCGCTGGATAGAGGGCAATTACTTGCTGTGTTTTACCCATGAGCCCGGGCATCCCTTGGGGCGGCTGGTTCATGGTGAAAAAGGTTATCAAGCCGAGGCTATCTGGCCTTGA
- the pdhA gene encoding pyruvate dehydrogenase (acetyl-transferring) E1 component subunit alpha, which produces MDTIQYLDEQGKPLRDLPLSPDELLLGYRALRRARHFDERVLVLQRQGRLGVYPPFRGQEAAQVGVALCLKADHDWLLPSYRESAAALTFGMPISKLILNWRADPAGWGAPPNVNMVQFYIPIATQIPQAAGVAYAQRLLGKDAVAAVFIGDGGTSEGDFHEGLNFASVFDAPLLIVVQNNGWAISVPTHKQMKVPRIAQKALGYGIPGVVVDGNDLVAVWVAAREATARARRGEGPTLIEALTYRVAPHTSSDDPSRYRSEEETERWLRRDPIVRMKNCLVHLGLWSDEQESALTSELEAEFLAAVEEADQAPEPKPWEIVEQVYAEMQPDQRTAWNYLREEA; this is translated from the coding sequence GTGGACACAATTCAGTACCTCGACGAACAAGGCAAACCGTTGCGGGACTTACCGCTCAGTCCCGATGAGCTGCTCCTGGGCTATCGGGCTTTGCGTCGGGCACGGCACTTCGACGAGCGCGTGCTGGTCTTGCAGCGGCAGGGACGGCTGGGGGTCTACCCACCCTTCCGGGGCCAGGAGGCCGCCCAGGTGGGCGTGGCCCTGTGCCTCAAGGCCGATCACGACTGGCTTTTGCCAAGCTACCGCGAAAGCGCAGCCGCGCTCACCTTTGGCATGCCCATCAGCAAACTCATTCTGAACTGGCGGGCCGACCCGGCGGGCTGGGGCGCGCCCCCCAACGTCAACATGGTTCAGTTTTACATCCCCATTGCCACCCAGATACCCCAGGCCGCTGGGGTCGCTTATGCCCAGCGGCTCTTGGGAAAGGACGCTGTGGCGGCGGTGTTCATCGGTGATGGCGGCACTTCCGAAGGCGACTTTCACGAAGGGCTGAACTTTGCCTCGGTGTTCGATGCACCCTTGCTGATTGTGGTGCAGAACAACGGCTGGGCTATTAGCGTGCCCACCCACAAGCAGATGAAGGTGCCACGCATCGCCCAGAAAGCCCTGGGATACGGGATCCCGGGTGTGGTGGTGGACGGCAACGACCTGGTAGCGGTATGGGTGGCCGCCAGGGAAGCCACAGCCAGGGCCCGCCGGGGTGAGGGCCCTACCCTGATTGAAGCGCTCACCTACCGGGTTGCTCCCCACACCTCCTCCGACGACCCCAGCCGTTACCGCAGCGAGGAAGAAACTGAGCGCTGGCTCAGGCGTGACCCCATTGTGCGCATGAAAAACTGCCTTGTGCATCTGGGGCTGTGGAGCGATGAACAGGAGTCCGCGCTTACATCGGAGCTCGAGGCCGAATTCCTAGCTGCCGTAGAGGAGGCCGACCAGGCCCCCGAACCCAAACCCTGGGAAATTGTGGAGCAGGTCTACGCCGAGATGCAGCCCGACCAGAGAACCGCCTGGAATTATCTGCGGGAGGAAGCATGA
- the tpiA gene encoding triose-phosphate isomerase encodes MRKRLVAGNWKMYKTPTEARMWFRDLVAKLPQTQAEPALLVPFTHLPYAAEILEGHGVYWGAQDVSAHNEGAYTGEVSAKMLADLACKYTIVGHSERRSYHAESDALVAQKARRLLEHGIVPILCVGEPLEVREAGHHVEYTLRQLEGSLEGVHPPSASSLVIAYEPVWAIGTGKTATPEDAEAMHRAIRGWLAGRYSSDFADQLRILYGGSVKPDNATALFSQPNIDGGLVGGASLKLEDYIKLLLA; translated from the coding sequence ATGCGCAAACGACTCGTCGCAGGCAACTGGAAAATGTACAAAACCCCCACCGAGGCCCGGATGTGGTTTCGCGACTTGGTCGCAAAGCTACCCCAGACCCAGGCCGAACCGGCTTTGCTGGTGCCATTTACCCATCTGCCCTACGCGGCGGAAATCCTCGAGGGCCACGGGGTGTACTGGGGTGCGCAGGACGTCTCGGCCCACAACGAAGGTGCGTACACCGGCGAAGTTTCAGCAAAAATGCTGGCCGACCTGGCCTGCAAGTACACCATTGTGGGGCACTCCGAGCGGCGCAGCTACCACGCTGAGTCGGACGCGCTGGTAGCGCAGAAAGCCCGCCGCCTGCTGGAGCATGGGATAGTCCCCATCCTCTGCGTGGGCGAACCCCTGGAAGTCCGCGAGGCCGGCCATCATGTTGAATACACCCTGCGTCAGCTGGAGGGAAGCCTGGAAGGGGTTCATCCCCCCTCGGCCTCGAGCCTGGTGATTGCCTACGAGCCGGTCTGGGCCATCGGTACCGGAAAAACCGCCACCCCCGAGGACGCCGAAGCCATGCACCGCGCCATTCGGGGCTGGCTGGCGGGCCGCTACAGCTCGGACTTCGCCGACCAACTGCGGATCCTATATGGCGGTTCGGTCAAGCCCGATAATGCTACGGCCCTGTTCTCCCAGCCCAACATCGACGGCGGACTGGTCGGAGGGGCCAGCCTGAAGCTCGAGGACTACATTAAACTGCTCTTGGCTTAA
- a CDS encoding alpha-ketoacid dehydrogenase subunit beta gives MIAERGTRVLNNVQAINEALDLALAKDPRVVLFGEDVGTMGGVFRASDGLMQKYGEKRVFDTPLAESGIVGFGIGLALAGLRPVAEIQFAGFLYPALDQILSHLGRMRHRTRGRFTIPMVIRAPYGGGVKTPEQHADSPEAILTHVPGVKVVIPSSPDRAKGLLLSAIEDPDPVFFLEAIKLYRGVKGEVPEGYYTLPIGKARVVREGSAASLFCYGGMVEVCLKAAEVAAREGVELEVVDLETLVPLDTPTILASVQKTGRAVVVYEAMRTGGFGAEVAARIAEEALDYLQAPIVRVAGWDAPYPPFSAVENFYRPDARRVLEAVRRVLTH, from the coding sequence ATGATTGCTGAACGTGGCACTCGAGTGCTGAACAACGTGCAGGCCATCAACGAGGCCCTGGATCTGGCCCTGGCCAAAGACCCTCGGGTGGTGCTCTTTGGCGAAGACGTGGGCACCATGGGGGGGGTGTTTCGGGCCTCGGACGGCCTGATGCAAAAGTACGGGGAGAAACGAGTTTTCGACACGCCCCTGGCCGAGAGTGGCATCGTGGGGTTTGGGATTGGGCTGGCCCTGGCCGGGCTGCGCCCGGTGGCCGAGATTCAGTTTGCCGGGTTTTTGTACCCGGCCCTCGACCAGATTCTTTCGCACCTGGGCCGCATGCGCCACCGCACCCGCGGGCGCTTTACCATCCCCATGGTGATCCGGGCCCCCTACGGCGGCGGGGTCAAGACCCCCGAGCAGCACGCCGACAGTCCGGAGGCCATCCTGACCCACGTGCCGGGGGTCAAGGTGGTAATTCCTTCCTCGCCTGACCGGGCCAAGGGGCTTCTGCTCTCGGCCATCGAAGACCCCGACCCGGTGTTTTTCTTGGAAGCCATCAAGCTCTACCGAGGCGTCAAGGGCGAAGTACCCGAGGGCTACTACACCTTACCCATCGGAAAAGCCCGTGTGGTGCGCGAAGGCAGCGCCGCCAGCCTGTTCTGCTACGGGGGCATGGTGGAGGTCTGCCTAAAAGCCGCCGAGGTCGCCGCCCGGGAAGGGGTGGAGCTGGAGGTGGTGGACCTCGAGACCCTGGTGCCCCTGGATACCCCCACCATCCTGGCCTCGGTGCAGAAAACCGGACGGGCGGTGGTGGTCTACGAGGCCATGCGCACGGGCGGCTTTGGGGCCGAGGTGGCCGCCCGCATCGCCGAGGAAGCCCTGGACTACCTGCAAGCGCCCATCGTGCGGGTCGCCGGTTGGGACGCCCCCTACCCCCCCTTCAGCGCAGTGGAGAACTTCTACCGCCCCGACGCCAGGCGGGTTCTGGAGGCCGTTCGCCGGGTACTGACGCACTGA
- a CDS encoding DMT family transporter, which translates to MDSKELLAAAVAITTGILIASLGLINSLLQSKTGLWGLSTVVHTIGLGFSLVGLILFQQGHFLGLNSAHPVRYALLAMTLLSLGVGIFLVWLGLQQGLPWYSFLGGLVGLLVVMGTVYSVNQLGITNAITLLLVSQILAAAIFQHLGILVQEASPLSLVKLLSLSLMLLGAIAVVRS; encoded by the coding sequence ATGGATTCAAAAGAGCTTCTTGCAGCAGCGGTTGCCATTACGACCGGGATACTGATTGCCAGCCTGGGGTTGATCAACAGCCTCTTGCAAAGCAAAACCGGGCTCTGGGGCCTGTCTACCGTGGTGCACACCATCGGCCTTGGCTTCTCCCTGGTGGGTCTAATCCTTTTCCAGCAAGGGCATTTTTTGGGTCTAAACTCAGCACACCCAGTCCGATACGCCCTGCTGGCAATGACCCTTCTGAGCCTTGGGGTAGGCATATTTCTGGTCTGGCTGGGCCTACAGCAGGGCCTTCCCTGGTACAGCTTTTTGGGGGGTTTAGTGGGTCTCTTGGTGGTCATGGGCACGGTATATTCCGTCAATCAACTGGGCATCACCAACGCCATTACCCTTCTGCTGGTAAGCCAGATTCTGGCAGCGGCCATCTTTCAACACCTGGGAATTCTGGTACAGGAGGCCAGTCCGCTCTCGCTGGTCAAGCTACTGAGCCTAAGCCTCATGCTGCTGGGGGCTATAGCCGTGGTGAGAAGCTAG
- a CDS encoding pyridoxal phosphate-dependent aminotransferase, protein MASLHSRTQLSKESIFAHMSRLAAAHGAINLGQGFPSNPPPAFLLEAAQRAIGVVDQYTPPIGLPRLREAVAEDLGVSPEDVVITAGGTEALHALAESLYGPGDEVVMFEPYFDVYIPQTRIAGAEPSMIPMRLTDRWEVDLPALERAITVRTQAILLTNPYNPTGSVFSRSEAEQIAALARKHDLWIISDEVYDELYFAEPPVRFRELAPERVFTVGSAGKRLEATGWRIGWIVTPPGLASKIAGMRQWSSFCSAAPLQAAVAEALPIARKTGFYQELRESYGRRKDLLEQGLRSLGLKTFAPAGTYFLTALLPDLDAERLVQEAGVAIIPGSAFYLQNPAPRGLFRFAFCKTADEIVQALERLERYLKQIKA, encoded by the coding sequence ATGGCCAGCCTTCATTCGCGCACCCAGCTTTCAAAAGAGAGCATCTTTGCCCACATGAGCCGCCTGGCCGCAGCGCATGGGGCCATCAACCTGGGGCAGGGTTTTCCCTCCAATCCGCCGCCCGCTTTTTTGCTCGAGGCCGCTCAGCGGGCCATCGGTGTGGTTGACCAGTACACCCCGCCCATCGGCTTACCCAGGCTGCGTGAGGCGGTTGCCGAAGACCTGGGGGTTTCACCTGAGGATGTGGTCATCACCGCAGGGGGCACCGAGGCCCTGCACGCGCTGGCCGAGTCGCTGTACGGCCCCGGTGACGAAGTGGTCATGTTCGAACCCTATTTTGATGTCTACATTCCTCAAACCCGCATAGCGGGTGCAGAGCCCAGCATGATCCCCATGCGCCTCACGGACCGCTGGGAGGTGGATCTACCGGCGCTGGAGCGGGCCATTACGGTACGTACCCAGGCCATTTTGCTCACCAACCCATACAACCCCACCGGCTCGGTATTCTCCCGCAGCGAGGCCGAACAAATTGCGGCCCTGGCCCGCAAGCACGACCTCTGGATCATCAGCGATGAGGTCTACGACGAGCTCTATTTTGCAGAGCCTCCCGTCCGTTTCCGTGAGCTCGCGCCGGAGCGGGTCTTTACGGTGGGCTCGGCGGGCAAGCGCCTCGAGGCCACCGGCTGGCGCATTGGCTGGATTGTAACCCCGCCCGGTCTGGCCTCAAAGATAGCCGGAATGCGCCAGTGGAGCAGTTTTTGCTCGGCAGCCCCCCTCCAGGCGGCAGTAGCCGAAGCCCTGCCGATTGCCCGCAAAACGGGCTTCTATCAGGAGCTGCGCGAGAGCTATGGTCGGCGCAAGGACTTGCTCGAGCAGGGCCTGAGGTCGCTGGGCCTCAAAACCTTTGCCCCCGCCGGAACCTATTTTCTGACCGCCCTCCTGCCCGATCTCGACGCCGAGCGGCTGGTGCAGGAGGCTGGGGTAGCCATCATTCCCGGTTCGGCGTTCTACCTGCAAAACCCGGCCCCCAGGGGTCTGTTCCGCTTTGCCTTTTGCAAGACCGCCGATGAAATTGTTCAGGCCCTCGAGCGCTTGGAGCGCTATTTGAAACAAATCAAGGCCTGA
- a CDS encoding acyl-CoA carboxylase subunit beta, with protein sequence MMQSHISPKERESSTFKQNKDAWVRLLADFRTSLEQVRQGGGPKAIERQHARGRLTARERMARLIDPGSELEEILGYAGWQMYAEWGGAPGGGVVTAIGKIAGRDWMIIANDATVKAGAFFPITAKKVIRAQTIALENHLPTVYLVDSAGVFLPLQDEVFPDQDDFGRIFYLNARMNALGIPQISAIMGNCVAGGAYLPLMTDVLIMTEGSGLYLAGPALVKAAIGQEVGSDELGGARMHAEVSGTVDFYEKDDEAAIARIRALASLYAQPTLAPWAAERKSEVEPFHPPEDLYGLVSPDGSRPYDVKEVIARLVDGSEFHEYKAEYGQTLVCGYARLGGFPLGIVANQRLIIKKSGKIEVGGVIYAEAADKAARFILEVNQRFIPLLFLMDVTGFMVGKESEQQGIIRRGAKLVNAVSNSVVPKITLITGGSFGAGNYAMAGKAYAPRFIYAWPSAKYAVMSGNAAAKTLMEIELAKLEREGRKPTEEDLVELYERIKARYEETLDPRYAAARLWVDEVIFPHETRERLIRSLEVCALNPVREPMRLGVFQV encoded by the coding sequence ATGATGCAAAGCCACATCAGCCCCAAGGAGCGCGAATCGTCTACCTTCAAGCAAAACAAGGATGCCTGGGTACGGCTCCTGGCCGATTTTCGCACCTCGCTGGAACAGGTGCGCCAGGGTGGGGGCCCCAAGGCCATAGAGCGCCAGCACGCCAGGGGTCGCCTGACGGCTCGAGAGCGGATGGCCCGCCTGATTGATCCTGGCAGCGAGCTCGAGGAAATCCTGGGCTATGCGGGCTGGCAGATGTACGCCGAATGGGGGGGTGCCCCGGGGGGTGGGGTGGTGACCGCCATTGGCAAAATCGCTGGTCGGGACTGGATGATTATCGCCAACGACGCCACCGTCAAGGCGGGGGCCTTTTTTCCCATCACCGCCAAAAAGGTCATTAGGGCCCAGACCATTGCCCTCGAGAACCACCTGCCCACGGTCTACCTGGTGGACTCGGCAGGGGTCTTCCTGCCCCTGCAAGACGAGGTATTCCCCGACCAGGACGACTTTGGCCGCATTTTCTACCTGAACGCCCGCATGAACGCCCTGGGCATCCCGCAGATCTCGGCCATCATGGGCAACTGCGTGGCCGGGGGGGCCTACCTGCCCCTGATGACCGATGTGCTGATTATGACCGAGGGTTCGGGGCTTTACCTGGCTGGGCCGGCCCTGGTCAAGGCGGCCATCGGGCAGGAGGTGGGTTCGGACGAACTGGGCGGGGCACGGATGCACGCCGAGGTCTCGGGCACGGTGGACTTTTACGAGAAGGACGATGAAGCAGCCATTGCCCGCATCCGCGCTCTGGCCTCGCTCTACGCCCAGCCAACCCTGGCCCCCTGGGCAGCAGAGCGCAAAAGCGAGGTGGAGCCCTTTCACCCCCCGGAAGACCTGTATGGGCTGGTATCGCCCGATGGTTCCAGACCCTACGACGTAAAAGAGGTGATTGCCCGGCTGGTGGACGGCTCCGAGTTCCACGAGTACAAGGCCGAGTACGGCCAGACCCTGGTGTGCGGCTACGCCCGGCTGGGGGGCTTCCCGCTGGGGATTGTGGCCAACCAGCGGCTCATCATCAAAAAATCCGGCAAGATCGAGGTAGGGGGGGTGATTTATGCCGAGGCCGCCGACAAGGCCGCCCGGTTCATCCTCGAGGTCAACCAGCGCTTCATTCCCCTGTTGTTCCTGATGGACGTGACCGGCTTTATGGTGGGTAAGGAGTCTGAGCAACAGGGCATTATTCGACGGGGGGCTAAGCTGGTGAACGCGGTCTCCAACTCGGTGGTGCCCAAGATTACCCTCATCACCGGGGGTTCGTTTGGTGCGGGCAACTACGCCATGGCCGGCAAGGCCTACGCCCCCCGCTTTATCTATGCCTGGCCTTCGGCCAAGTATGCCGTGATGAGTGGCAACGCCGCGGCCAAGACCCTGATGGAGATCGAGCTGGCCAAGCTCGAGCGCGAGGGGCGCAAGCCCACCGAGGAAGACCTGGTCGAACTCTACGAGCGCATCAAGGCCCGCTACGAAGAGACCCTCGACCCGCGCTACGCCGCCGCCCGGCTCTGGGTGGACGAAGTGATCTTTCCCCACGAGACCCGCGAGCGCCTGATCCGGAGCCTCGAGGTCTGCGCGCTCAACCCCGTGCGGGAGCCGATGCGCCTGGGTGTTTTTCAGGTGTAG
- a CDS encoding MliC family protein, with amino-acid sequence MRAWMWSMWVFVGLLGLAQSAEVVQRTYRCAGGVQIRAVYQNNFDRVGVVFNNQTYGPLFQVEAASGVKYSDGRATWWLKGSGSSEEAMLISERAGRILAKACKPVR; translated from the coding sequence ATGCGTGCGTGGATGTGGAGCATGTGGGTGTTCGTTGGCCTGCTGGGCCTGGCCCAGTCTGCGGAGGTGGTGCAACGCACCTACCGCTGTGCCGGGGGTGTGCAGATTCGGGCCGTCTACCAAAACAACTTCGACCGGGTGGGGGTGGTGTTCAACAACCAGACCTACGGCCCGTTATTTCAGGTAGAGGCGGCCTCGGGTGTCAAGTATTCCGATGGTAGGGCCACCTGGTGGCTAAAAGGCAGTGGGTCTTCCGAGGAAGCCATGCTAATTAGCGAGCGCGCAGGTAGGATACTAGCCAAAGCGTGCAAGCCCGTGCGCTAA